A genomic window from Silene latifolia isolate original U9 population chromosome Y, ASM4854445v1, whole genome shotgun sequence includes:
- the LOC141631158 gene encoding protein FAR1-RELATED SEQUENCE 1-like — translation MVYWTCYDIRRQWVMAHCKDLRMGGIMRTTQRSESENSFFKRFEARNGTLVEFWMRFESALDQQRHNQKRLDSENRHSNPKLCSKLAIEADGAKIYTHDIFEEFQEELKNAIGGFSCKGFLESNNLEVTTLKDSLGGRNFDVQDNLYMRTFEASCYCKLFERKGVLCRHIIWIYSGNGVNEIPESAIARRWTKDALRSGDYSTGECTDDMDIVDSKQPQMTKLWSEIHETIGVLVDKEKEDVEGLTNLIREFREKLTPVGEKLNKQQEMEKLLGCKASKEISILPPKYSKNKGSGKRILSSKAKAIAIASKPKRMCNNCKQMAHHDKRNCPNPFAEHPPQLSESSEEEEEEEEEVEDLSEE, via the exons ATGGTTTACTGGACTTGCTATGATATAAGGAGGCAGTGGGTGATGGCGCACTGTAAGGACTTGAGAATGGGTGGTATTATGAGGACGACACAGCGGTCGGAAAGTGAAAACAGTTTTTTCAAGAGGTTTGAGGCGAGAAATGGTACtcttgttgagttttggatgcgctTTGAAAGTGCTTTGGACCAACAAAGACACAACCAGAAGAGGCTTGATAGCGAAAACCGTCATTCAAACCCAAAGTTATGCAGTAAGTTGGCAATAGAGGCTGATGGTGCGAAGATTTACACACATGATATTTTCGAGGAGTTTCAAGAGGAGTTAAAGAATGCAATTGGTGGATTTAGTTGCAAGGGTTTCTTGGAGTCGAACAACTTAGAGGTTACTACCTTGAAGGATTCATTGGGAGGCCGTAATTTTGATGTTCAAGATAACCTGTATATGA GGACTTTTGAGGCGAGCTGTTACTGTAAACTTTTTGAGAGGAAGGGAGTACTCTGCAGGCACATAATTTGGATTTATTCCGGTAATGGGGTAAATGAAATTCCGGAATCTGCGATTGCAAGGAGATGGACAAAGGATGCATTGCGGAGTGGTGACTATAGTACCGGGGAGTGTacagatgacatggatattgTAGACAGTAAGCAACCTCAGATGACAAAATTGTGGTCGGAAATTCACGAAACAATTGGAGTTCTTGTTGATAAGGAAAAGGAAGACGTTGAAGGTCTTACTAATTTAATAAGGGAATTTAGAGAGAAGCTGACACCGGTAGGTGAGAAGTTGAATAAACAACAGGAAATGGAGAAATTACTTGGTTGTAAAGCAAGTAAGGAGATTTCTATACTGCCACCTAAATATTCcaaaaacaaagggagtgggaaaAGGATTTTGTCTAGTAAGGCGAAGGCCATTGCAATTGCCAGTAAGCCGAAACGCATGTGCAATAATTGCAAGCAAATGGCACACCATGACAAGAGGAACTGTCCTAACCCTTTTGCTGAGCATCCACCGCAATTGTCGGAATCAtctgaagaagaggaggaggaagaggaagaagtagAAGACTTGTCGGAGGAGTAG
- the LOC141631159 gene encoding protein FAR-RED IMPAIRED RESPONSE 1-like, which translates to MCKEVVNGYQNIRASLNDFKNFQRDIKCFIHERDGQLFIDHFKNMAETRPDFYFDYDVDVDGSLRRAIWADGIARRNYSVFGDAVSYDPTYSTNKYKMVFTPFTGIDNHKRSITFCCALIAKETTESFNWVFERFLIAMRGKEPQYIITDQDPRIIASVPEKFKTTRHRFCMWHIMNKVPCKYGSKRKDYQVFLKKLNAIVWDEELEAEEFDNRWSAIMEEHVPRH; encoded by the coding sequence ATGTGTAAGGAGGTTGTTAACGGGTACCAAAATATAAGGGCTAGTTTGAACgacttcaaaaattttcaaagagACATAAAGTGTTTTATTCATGAAAGAGACGGACAACTTTTCATTGATCACTTCAAGAACATGGCAGAGACTCGGCCAGACTTCTACTTTGACTATGATGTTGACGTAGATGGTAGCCTACGACGCGCAATTTGGGCGGATGGCATTGCTAGGAGAAACTACTCTGTCTTTGGAGATGCGGTTTCATACGACCCTACTTACTCCACTAACAAGTACAAGATGGTTTTCACTCCCTTCACAGGGATTGACAACCATAAACGATCAATAACTTTCTGTTGTGCGCTTATAGCAAAAGAAACTACTGAATCGTTTAATTGGGTGTTCGAGAGGTTTTTGATTGCTATGCGGGGAAAGGAACCACAGTACATAATAACAGATCAAGATCCTAGAATAATTGCGTCAGTACCCGAAAAATTCAAGACAACACGGCACCGGTTCTGCATGTGGCACATTATGAATAAGGTTCCCTGTAAGTATGGTAGCAAAAGGAAAGATTACCAGGTATTTCTAAAAAAGTTAAATGCTATTGTATGGGACGAGGAACTTGAAGCAGAGGAGTTCGACAATAGATGGTCAGCAATAATGGAGGAACACGTACCACGACATTGA